In the genome of Gloeotrichia echinulata CP02, one region contains:
- a CDS encoding M6 family metalloprotease domain-containing protein, with product MFSKDNCYLVAASPELRARFLRTQELLQAGDGLPEAATIDVLDLRTFSLISSRRRRIHTTTGELAPVVGTRRALVLLVDFSNNQATQNQQHYADMLFSSSNDGTVSLKDFYWEASYHKLTVTGEVSGQGRATNGWYRAPRPYSYYTNNDFGTGFYPQNSQKLVEDLVDLADPFVNFANYDNDGDGIVDALFIVHAGSGAEVTGDKNHIWSHKWEISPKTVDGVKVQSYSIEPEDGKIGVFCHELGHVFGLPDLYDTDYSSSGTGDWDLMAAGSWNNGGQTPSHPTAYCKVKLGWVKPVTIFNSQQNITIEPYATKDGQIYKLPIKEINSQEYFLLSNRQKKGFDGYLLGEGLIIEHIDENKTGNTNDTHYLVDIEQCDGKLDLNKGENCGDANDPFPCGMNSSFTANTTPSSKAYNGSDSGIAITDIQRKGDNITVNIKSGVLHAPKIPVTR from the coding sequence ATGTTTTCAAAAGATAACTGTTACTTAGTTGCGGCTTCACCAGAACTCAGAGCCAGATTTCTCCGCACTCAAGAATTATTGCAAGCTGGAGACGGATTGCCTGAAGCAGCAACAATTGATGTTCTTGATTTACGAACTTTCAGCTTAATTAGCAGTAGACGCAGACGCATCCATACGACAACGGGAGAACTGGCTCCAGTTGTTGGTACAAGAAGAGCTTTAGTACTTTTGGTAGACTTCTCAAACAATCAGGCTACTCAAAACCAACAACACTATGCAGATATGCTGTTTTCTAGCAGCAACGACGGTACAGTGAGTTTGAAAGATTTTTACTGGGAAGCTTCTTACCACAAACTGACAGTAACTGGTGAGGTCAGTGGTCAGGGAAGAGCTACAAATGGTTGGTATCGCGCTCCAAGACCATACTCCTATTACACCAACAATGATTTTGGCACGGGTTTTTATCCACAAAATTCTCAAAAGCTAGTGGAAGATTTAGTGGATTTAGCAGACCCATTTGTAAATTTCGCCAACTACGACAATGATGGCGATGGAATTGTAGATGCTTTATTCATTGTTCATGCGGGTTCTGGAGCAGAAGTTACTGGTGACAAAAACCACATTTGGTCGCATAAATGGGAAATTTCACCAAAAACTGTAGATGGCGTAAAGGTTCAAAGCTACAGCATTGAACCTGAAGACGGAAAGATTGGTGTATTTTGTCATGAATTAGGACACGTATTTGGATTACCAGATTTGTATGACACTGATTACAGTTCATCTGGTACTGGTGATTGGGATTTGATGGCTGCTGGAAGTTGGAACAATGGTGGACAAACACCATCTCACCCAACTGCTTATTGTAAAGTTAAACTCGGATGGGTAAAACCCGTGACAATCTTCAATAGCCAACAAAATATCACCATTGAACCCTATGCTACTAAAGATGGGCAAATCTACAAACTGCCGATCAAAGAGATTAACAGTCAGGAATATTTCCTACTTTCAAATCGTCAGAAAAAAGGGTTTGATGGCTACTTGCTAGGTGAAGGTCTAATCATTGAGCATATAGATGAAAACAAAACTGGTAATACCAACGATACTCACTACCTAGTTGATATTGAACAGTGTGATGGCAAGCTAGACCTGAATAAAGGTGAGAACTGTGGAGATGCTAACGATCCATTCCCTTGTGGTATGAACAGTTCTTTTACGGCAAACACTACACCCAGCAGTAAAGCCTACAATGGTTCTGATTCAGGGATTGCAATTACTGATATTCAACGCAAAGGAGACAACATTACTGTAAATATCAAATCTGGGGTACTACACGCTCCTAAGATACCTGTAACTCGTTAA
- a CDS encoding nicotinate phosphoribosyltransferase gives MFISRMIASITQYISEAAMRIFAPTDDAYPVIGVQPFTGDPYKGTADIW, from the coding sequence ATGTTTATTTCCCGGATGATCGCTAGCATAACCCAATATATTTCTGAAGCCGCAATGCGGATTTTTGCTCCTACTGATGATGCTTATCCAGTTATTGGTGTACAACCATTTACAGGCGATCCTTACAAAGGAACAGCCGACATTTGGTAG
- a CDS encoding LCP family protein produces the protein MTIQRTSAEDNQSANSSQSKDNNSQDPKSSRWLWFWVGMSGIAMISATAGALLAVSLTSTPLQQAQLSPQEEAVFDGDRISGGGLRFSELTRPVNILLLGMSVLPPDIQNPPAESKNLRYLPQVNSFDGLSDVMLLIKFDPEKKKMVMLSIPRDTRTEIEGHGVKKINAANVDGGPALTAKTVSNLLGGVGIDRYVRINVLGVAKLIEALGGVTVYVPKDMKYRDDSQHLYINLKAGKQHLSGEQALQLLRYRHDELGDIGRIQRQQMVIRALIDQTLNPITVAKLPQILDVVKEYIDTNLTIEELAALVGFGMRTNRSNMQMLMLPGRFSENREYDASYWIPNKDAIAKVMAQNFGLESENAKQASEPSALKVAIQDSTGSDRSHLRPLIRSLEKAGYRNVYIAKAWGEPLEVTHIVAQQGDEESAQSIRDTLGFGEVRVESTGNISSDISIQVGKDWVQQKAILEKSNTP, from the coding sequence GTGACCATTCAAAGAACTTCGGCGGAAGATAACCAGTCAGCAAACAGCTCCCAGTCCAAGGACAACAATTCCCAAGATCCTAAATCGAGTCGTTGGTTATGGTTTTGGGTGGGAATGAGCGGTATTGCCATGATTTCGGCAACAGCGGGGGCGCTGTTGGCGGTTTCGTTGACGAGTACACCATTACAGCAAGCACAACTCAGCCCCCAAGAGGAAGCAGTATTTGATGGCGATCGCATTTCTGGCGGTGGATTGCGCTTTTCGGAATTAACTCGCCCTGTTAATATCTTACTTCTGGGTATGAGCGTACTTCCCCCAGATATTCAAAACCCTCCCGCCGAAAGTAAAAATCTTAGATACCTCCCCCAGGTAAACTCTTTTGATGGTCTTTCTGATGTCATGCTCTTGATCAAATTTGATCCAGAGAAGAAGAAAATGGTGATGCTGTCGATTCCCAGAGATACGCGCACCGAAATAGAAGGCCATGGAGTCAAAAAAATTAATGCTGCTAATGTTGATGGGGGTCCTGCTTTGACAGCTAAAACTGTCAGTAATCTCCTTGGTGGGGTGGGAATTGATCGCTATGTCCGCATTAATGTTCTGGGAGTTGCTAAACTGATCGAGGCTTTGGGTGGGGTGACAGTCTACGTCCCGAAAGATATGAAATATCGGGACGATTCCCAGCACTTATACATCAATTTGAAGGCAGGTAAGCAACATCTCAGCGGCGAACAGGCGCTACAATTACTGCGCTATCGCCATGATGAACTGGGGGATATTGGCCGGATTCAACGTCAGCAAATGGTAATTCGGGCTTTAATTGACCAGACCCTGAATCCAATTACTGTGGCTAAATTACCTCAAATTCTCGATGTAGTCAAGGAATACATTGATACTAACTTGACCATTGAAGAATTAGCCGCCCTAGTTGGTTTTGGGATGCGAACCAATCGCTCGAATATGCAAATGTTAATGTTACCAGGTCGCTTTAGCGAGAACCGTGAGTATGATGCTAGCTATTGGATACCTAACAAAGATGCTATTGCCAAAGTTATGGCACAAAACTTTGGTTTGGAATCAGAAAATGCCAAGCAGGCCTCTGAACCTAGCGCTTTAAAAGTCGCAATTCAAGACAGCACAGGTAGCGATCGCTCTCACCTGCGACCTTTAATCAGATCCCTAGAAAAAGCTGGATATCGCAATGTCTATATCGCTAAGGCTTGGGGCGAACCTTTAGAGGTAACTCATATTGTCGCCCAACAAGGAGATGAGGAAAGCGCCCAATCCATTCGCGATACTTTGGGTTTTGGCGAGGTGCGCGTGGAAAGCACTGGTAATATTAGCTCGGATATCAGTATCCAGGTGGGTAAAGATTGGGTGCAACAAAAAGCTATTTTGGAGAAGTCTAATACACCTTAA
- a CDS encoding transposase, which yields MRQVEKHIIKEGHEWFDYCSDITTISRQLYNTAQFTQRQGFFYGWGTQTQAGLDSLFKQNENYKALPTKVAQLVLKQNADAWIAYYKALVAYKLEPTKFTGRPKPPNYVDDKNLIKFNNQAIGKRKFSKGSVVPSMSPIRIPVKPGLRFDDLCEVRIVPKTGCFVIEVVYEILQKNEFFCSLNPELNAAIDIGLDNLATIVFNDLSEQPIIVNGKPLKSANQFYNKQIAKFRGFLPHGKGKSRRIANIVRNRNQFIDSYLHQSTKMIVDELLSLGVTHVSIGKNEQWKTRLNLGKRTNQSFTQIPHAKFIEILTYKLERVGITVKVGEESYTSLASFIDWDNIPIYKPNNFVRYVFNGRRVERAWYISKNGLKIHADVNAGYNIGRKSNPEGFDCLQSVLRDRGCQVVHPRRITPLFKRVHAESRVA from the coding sequence ATGCGTCAAGTAGAAAAGCACATAATCAAAGAAGGACATGAGTGGTTTGATTATTGTAGTGACATTACCACTATTTCTCGGCAGCTTTACAATACTGCTCAATTCACTCAGCGTCAAGGTTTTTTCTACGGATGGGGAACTCAAACCCAAGCCGGCTTAGATAGTTTATTCAAACAAAATGAGAACTACAAAGCCTTACCCACAAAAGTAGCTCAACTCGTATTAAAACAGAATGCAGATGCGTGGATTGCTTACTACAAAGCATTAGTGGCTTACAAACTTGAACCAACTAAGTTCACTGGTAGACCAAAACCACCTAATTATGTTGATGATAAGAACCTGATTAAGTTTAACAATCAAGCCATTGGCAAAAGAAAATTTAGTAAAGGTTCGGTTGTCCCGTCAATGTCGCCAATCAGAATCCCGGTAAAGCCTGGACTAAGATTTGACGACTTGTGCGAAGTCCGAATTGTCCCAAAAACGGGATGTTTTGTGATCGAGGTAGTCTATGAAATTCTGCAAAAAAATGAGTTCTTCTGTAGTTTGAATCCTGAACTTAATGCGGCGATAGACATAGGCTTAGACAATCTAGCGACAATTGTTTTCAACGACTTGAGCGAACAGCCAATTATCGTAAATGGGAAACCATTAAAATCAGCCAACCAATTTTATAACAAGCAGATTGCCAAGTTTCGAGGTTTTCTGCCTCATGGTAAAGGTAAATCAAGGCGAATCGCAAACATCGTCCGCAACCGTAATCAATTTATAGATTCATATTTGCATCAATCCACAAAAATGATTGTGGATGAACTTCTATCTCTTGGTGTAACTCACGTCTCAATCGGGAAAAACGAACAATGGAAAACACGTCTTAATTTAGGTAAACGTACAAACCAAAGCTTTACTCAAATACCACATGCTAAATTTATCGAGATACTGACTTACAAATTGGAGCGAGTCGGCATCACCGTTAAGGTTGGAGAAGAATCTTACACGAGTTTGGCTTCTTTTATTGATTGGGACAATATCCCAATTTACAAACCTAACAACTTCGTGAGGTACGTCTTCAATGGAAGACGTGTTGAAAGAGCGTGGTATATCAGTAAAAATGGTTTGAAGATTCATGCCGACGTGAACGCAGGGTACAACATCGGCAGAAAAAGTAATCCTGAAGGGTTTGACTGCCTCCAGTCTGTTCTAAGGGATAGGGGGTGTCAGGTAGTACATCCAAGGCGGATAACTCCACTATTTAAGCGTGTCCATGCTGAAAGTAGAGTCGCTTAA